A single region of the Pseudomonas sp. B21-023 genome encodes:
- a CDS encoding FAD-binding oxidoreductase, with amino-acid sequence MKNIPGLNVVVVGAGIVGASVAYHLSCQGAQVTIVEADHVASGVTSTSFAWINSACSDADPVAALRAAAVSDYRRLEAQLPDLHIQWTGSLTYGLPEAPAAPATGTGISTVSRAQILTLEPNLKHPPAQANHAPEEGALNAVAASRALIKGAQARGARLLEQTQVEGFTGSADKVSGLKTTHGVIDADLVVLAAGTGTTLLTDLLCYPLPLEASPAIYIRYHSPPHLVRGILSNATMEVRHADDGSLLAAEDYLDDAADNQPGAIALRTAEAIRAELHGAVSLDVEKACVGFRPIPSDGAPLVGYLPGISGVYVCVMHPGVTLAATVGRLVSMEITSDTPSPDLAPCRLGRFGR; translated from the coding sequence ATGAAAAATATCCCGGGACTGAATGTGGTTGTGGTGGGGGCAGGTATCGTGGGGGCCTCCGTTGCCTACCACCTTTCCTGCCAAGGCGCGCAGGTGACCATCGTGGAGGCTGACCATGTAGCGTCTGGTGTGACCTCCACTTCCTTTGCATGGATCAATTCCGCCTGCAGTGACGCAGACCCTGTCGCCGCACTGCGGGCCGCAGCCGTATCGGACTATCGTCGCCTCGAAGCGCAACTGCCAGACCTACACATTCAATGGACCGGTTCGCTGACCTATGGCCTCCCGGAAGCACCGGCCGCCCCTGCGACGGGTACAGGGATATCAACGGTATCCCGCGCTCAGATCCTCACCCTGGAACCTAATCTGAAACACCCTCCTGCCCAGGCCAACCATGCTCCAGAGGAAGGCGCGCTGAACGCAGTAGCGGCCAGCCGGGCCTTGATCAAAGGCGCTCAAGCCCGAGGCGCCAGGTTGCTGGAGCAGACACAGGTGGAAGGGTTCACGGGTAGCGCAGATAAAGTCTCAGGTTTGAAAACCACCCACGGGGTAATCGATGCGGACCTGGTGGTACTTGCGGCGGGAACGGGTACCACGCTATTGACGGACTTGTTGTGCTACCCACTTCCACTGGAAGCCTCTCCTGCCATCTATATCCGCTACCACTCGCCGCCCCACCTTGTCCGAGGGATCCTTTCCAACGCAACCATGGAGGTACGGCATGCTGATGACGGCAGCCTGTTGGCGGCAGAGGATTATCTGGACGATGCCGCAGATAACCAACCAGGCGCGATTGCACTGAGAACCGCCGAGGCCATCAGAGCAGAGTTGCATGGCGCCGTTTCACTCGACGTGGAAAAGGCGTGCGTGGGTTTCAGGCCAATACCCAGCGATGGTGCACCGCTAGTTGGTTATCTGCCGGGTATCAGCGGCGTTTACGTTTGTGTCATGCATCCTGGTGTCACGCTGGCCGCTACCGTAGGCCGCCTCGTGAGCATGGAAATCACCAGTGACACGCCATCGCCCGATTTGGCGCCGTGCAGGCTTGGTCGATTTGGCCGGTGA
- a CDS encoding DUF3077 domain-containing protein yields MTTDTTPPHTTVGKTKFYQGEGQTDPLFCIEPGIPCQHARDQASELMGCVRDLTITGIMEEKPQLLWASYYLSALAKALMDDAELGMSR; encoded by the coding sequence ATGACCACAGATACCACCCCGCCCCACACCACCGTGGGCAAGACCAAGTTCTACCAGGGCGAAGGCCAGACCGACCCGCTGTTCTGCATCGAACCCGGGATCCCTTGCCAGCATGCGCGGGACCAGGCTTCGGAATTGATGGGCTGCGTACGCGACCTGACCATCACCGGCATCATGGAGGAAAAGCCCCAACTGCTCTGGGCGTCGTATTACCTGAGCGCGTTGGCCAAGGCATTGATGGACGATGCGGAGTTGGGGATGAGTCGCTAG
- the dusA gene encoding tRNA dihydrouridine(20/20a) synthase DusA, whose protein sequence is MHSQAATPTASRPEPSRRFSVAPMMDWTDRHCRFFLRLLSQHALLYTEMVTTGALLHNDAQRFLRHDVSEHPLALQLGGSVPADLAACARLAEDAGYDEVNLNVGCPSDRVQNNMIGACLMGHPALVADCVKAMQDAVSIPVTVKHRIGINGRDSYAELCDFVGQVRDAGCRSFTVHARIAILEGLSPKENREIPPLRYDVAAQLKADFPDLELVLNGGIKTLDECRAHLQTFDGVMLGREAYHNPYLLAEVDQQLFGSAAPVVSRAEAIEKLRPYIVAHMQSGGAMHHITRHILGLGQGFPGARRFRQLLSADIHKASEPLKVLDQAAELLQGR, encoded by the coding sequence ATGCATTCTCAAGCCGCTACCCCCACTGCATCACGCCCCGAGCCATCCCGCCGCTTCTCCGTGGCGCCGATGATGGACTGGACTGATAGACACTGTCGTTTCTTCCTGCGCCTGCTCTCCCAGCACGCCCTGCTCTACACCGAAATGGTCACCACCGGCGCCCTGCTGCACAACGACGCCCAGCGTTTCCTGCGCCATGACGTGTCCGAGCACCCGCTGGCCCTGCAACTGGGCGGCAGCGTGCCGGCGGACCTGGCCGCCTGCGCGCGCCTGGCCGAGGACGCCGGCTATGACGAGGTCAACCTCAACGTCGGCTGCCCCAGCGACCGGGTGCAGAACAACATGATCGGCGCCTGCCTGATGGGCCACCCGGCGCTGGTGGCCGATTGCGTCAAAGCCATGCAGGACGCGGTCAGCATTCCGGTCACGGTCAAGCACCGCATCGGCATCAACGGCCGCGACAGCTACGCCGAGCTGTGCGACTTCGTTGGCCAGGTGCGCGACGCTGGGTGCCGCAGCTTCACCGTGCACGCGCGCATCGCCATCCTCGAAGGGCTGTCGCCCAAGGAAAACCGCGAGATCCCGCCGCTGCGCTACGACGTGGCGGCGCAACTGAAGGCCGACTTCCCCGACCTGGAACTGGTGCTCAATGGCGGCATCAAGACCCTCGACGAATGCCGCGCCCACCTGCAGACCTTCGACGGCGTGATGCTGGGGCGCGAGGCATACCACAACCCGTACCTGCTGGCCGAGGTCGACCAGCAGCTGTTCGGCAGCGCGGCGCCAGTGGTCAGCCGCGCCGAGGCCATTGAAAAGCTGCGCCCGTATATCGTCGCGCATATGCAAAGCGGCGGCGCGATGCACCATATCACCCGGCATATCCTCGGGCTGGGCCAGGGCTTCCCGGGAGCGCGGCGCTTCCGCCAACTGCTGTCGGCGGACATTCACAAGGCCAGCGAGCCGCTGAAGGTGCTGGACCAGGCCGCCGAGCTGCTGCAAGGGCGCTGA
- the tal gene encoding transaldolase, with protein MTSKLEQLKQFTTVVADTGDLDAITRLKPVDATTNPSLLLKAAAIPGYADLLKQVKADAKGNVDLACDKFAVSVGSGILKVIPGRISTEVDARLSFDEPALLKKARQLIELYEAAGVPKDRVLIKLASTWEGIRAAEKLEKEGIQTNLTLLFSFAQAQACADAGVFLISPFVGRIYDWYKKSTGKEYVGAEDPGVVSVTRIYDYYKTNGYNTVVMGASFRNIGQIEQLAGCDRLTISPELLQQLSDDQGDLPRILKPGNAGEAKQQLNESKFRWAMNEDAMATEKLAEGIRQFARDQEKLEALMAG; from the coding sequence ATGACCTCCAAGCTGGAACAACTCAAGCAGTTCACCACCGTGGTCGCCGACACCGGCGACCTGGACGCCATCACCCGCCTCAAGCCGGTCGACGCCACCACCAACCCGTCGCTGCTGCTCAAGGCGGCGGCCATCCCGGGCTACGCCGACCTGCTCAAGCAGGTCAAGGCCGACGCCAAGGGCAATGTCGACCTGGCCTGCGACAAGTTCGCGGTGTCGGTGGGCTCGGGTATTCTCAAGGTCATTCCGGGGCGCATCTCCACCGAGGTGGACGCGCGGCTGTCGTTCGACGAGCCGGCGCTGCTGAAAAAGGCCCGTCAGCTGATCGAGCTGTATGAAGCAGCCGGTGTGCCGAAAGACCGCGTGCTGATCAAGCTGGCCTCCACCTGGGAAGGCATCCGCGCCGCCGAGAAGCTGGAGAAGGAAGGCATCCAGACCAACCTCACCCTGCTGTTCTCCTTCGCCCAGGCCCAGGCCTGCGCCGACGCCGGGGTGTTCCTGATCTCGCCGTTCGTGGGGCGCATCTACGACTGGTACAAGAAGAGCACCGGCAAGGAATACGTCGGCGCCGAGGACCCGGGCGTGGTATCGGTCACGCGCATCTACGACTACTACAAGACCAACGGCTACAACACCGTGGTCATGGGCGCGAGCTTCCGCAATATTGGCCAGATCGAGCAACTGGCCGGCTGCGATCGCCTGACCATCAGCCCCGAGCTGCTGCAGCAGCTGTCGGACGACCAAGGCGATCTGCCGCGTATCCTCAAGCCGGGCAATGCTGGCGAGGCCAAGCAGCAGTTGAACGAGAGCAAGTTCCGCTGGGCAATGAACGAGGACGCCATGGCCACCGAGAAGCTGGCCGAAGGCATCCGCCAGTTCGCCCGCGACCAGGAGAAGCTGGAAGCGCTGATGGCTGGCTGA
- a CDS encoding alkaline phosphatase D family protein, whose protein sequence is MIPSTTLPLVLAGPVLRRLEPQRLAIWLVGSQPLQAEFLLDQAGIGATVHCEMIPVGTHAFIHLLDIHFDQPLPSDVALEYDLRLANGQGIADWAPHLLYPGASRPSFVLRQRLDQVLHGSCRKPHHPAADGLLCADRLLATGPRPEERPAVLLMSGDQVYTDDVAGPMLRAIHGLIERLGLFDEALDGALVDSGAALYQHPACYYHRADLLPAQEGNETLRERFFGGKRKPIFSSSNADNHLVTFAEVMAMYLLVWSPLPWSLVGMQMPPGLTDKRQARYRHELPLIEAFRDGLGQVARVMAHLPCLMIFDDHDITDDWNLAAQWEQTAYGHPFSRRIIGNALLGYLLCQGWGNDPDGCAALARRCRQMGEARDELIGELLHFQGWQYALPSNPPLLVLDTRTRRWRSERNLAKPSGLLDWEALSELQQALLDHPSAIIVSPAPIFGVKLIETVQRVFSALGYPLLVDAENWMAHRGAAQVVLNIFRHSRTPGHYVVLSGDVHYSFVYEVLIRHRQSSPHLWQVTSSGIKNEFPRRLLDVLDRLNRWLYSPRSPLNWFTKRRQMEVVPRTPSRSKAGERLWNSAGLGQVFFDDQGRPARVYQLNADGSPATAFIKD, encoded by the coding sequence ATGATCCCCAGCACCACCCTCCCCCTCGTCCTTGCCGGCCCGGTACTGCGCCGCCTGGAGCCCCAACGCCTGGCCATCTGGCTGGTCGGCTCACAACCGCTGCAAGCCGAATTTCTCCTCGATCAGGCCGGCATCGGCGCCACTGTGCACTGCGAGATGATCCCGGTCGGTACCCACGCCTTCATACACCTGCTGGACATCCACTTCGATCAGCCGCTCCCCAGCGACGTGGCCCTGGAATACGACCTGCGCCTGGCCAACGGCCAAGGCATCGCGGACTGGGCCCCACACCTGCTCTATCCCGGCGCCAGCCGCCCTAGCTTCGTGCTACGCCAGCGCCTCGACCAAGTGCTCCACGGCTCCTGCCGCAAGCCTCATCACCCGGCCGCCGACGGCCTGCTGTGCGCCGACCGCCTGCTGGCCACCGGCCCGCGCCCCGAGGAGCGCCCCGCCGTACTGTTAATGAGCGGCGACCAGGTCTATACCGACGATGTCGCTGGCCCCATGCTGCGTGCCATCCACGGGTTGATCGAGCGCCTGGGGCTGTTCGACGAGGCACTGGACGGCGCCCTGGTCGACAGCGGCGCCGCGCTCTACCAGCACCCAGCCTGCTATTACCACCGCGCCGACCTGCTGCCGGCCCAGGAAGGCAACGAGACCCTGCGTGAGCGCTTCTTCGGCGGCAAGCGCAAGCCGATCTTCTCCTCCAGCAACGCCGACAACCACCTGGTGACCTTCGCCGAAGTCATGGCCATGTACCTGCTGGTCTGGTCGCCGCTGCCCTGGTCGCTGGTGGGCATGCAGATGCCACCCGGCCTCACCGACAAGCGCCAGGCCCGCTACCGCCACGAGCTGCCTCTGATCGAGGCCTTTCGCGACGGCCTAGGCCAGGTGGCGCGGGTCATGGCCCACCTGCCCTGCCTGATGATCTTCGACGACCACGACATCACCGATGACTGGAACCTGGCGGCGCAGTGGGAACAGACCGCCTACGGCCATCCGTTCTCGCGGCGGATCATCGGCAACGCCCTGCTCGGCTACCTGCTGTGCCAGGGCTGGGGCAACGACCCGGACGGCTGCGCGGCGCTGGCCCGACGGTGCCGGCAGATGGGCGAGGCGCGGGATGAACTGATTGGCGAACTGCTGCACTTCCAGGGCTGGCAATACGCGCTGCCGAGCAACCCGCCGCTGCTGGTGCTGGACACCCGCACCCGGCGCTGGCGCAGCGAGCGCAATCTGGCCAAGCCTTCGGGCTTGCTCGATTGGGAGGCACTGAGCGAGCTGCAGCAGGCGCTGCTCGATCACCCGTCGGCGATCATCGTGTCGCCGGCGCCGATCTTCGGGGTCAAGCTGATCGAGACCGTGCAACGGGTGTTCAGCGCCCTGGGCTACCCGTTACTGGTCGATGCCGAGAACTGGATGGCGCACCGGGGCGCGGCGCAGGTGGTGCTCAATATCTTCCGCCACTCGCGCACGCCGGGGCATTACGTGGTGCTATCGGGCGATGTGCACTACTCATTCGTCTACGAAGTGCTGATCCGCCATCGCCAGAGCAGCCCGCACTTGTGGCAGGTGACCAGCAGCGGGATCAAGAACGAGTTTCCCCGGCGCCTGCTGGATGTGCTCGACCGGCTCAACCGCTGGCTATATTCGCCGCGCTCGCCACTCAACTGGTTTACCAAGCGTCGGCAGATGGAAGTGGTGCCGCGTACGCCCAGCCGCAGCAAGGCCGGGGAACGGCTGTGGAACAGCGCGGGGCTGGGGCAGGTATTCTTCGATGACCAGGGGCGGCCCGCGCGGGTGTATCAGTTGAATGCCGACGGTTCGCCGGCTACGGCGTTCATCAAGGACTGA
- the rssC gene encoding anti-sigma factor antagonist RssC, whose translation MSTGRIQFAEQSGTFVLKFVGEVRLTLCSALDATIEKIFTALNFSAIVIDLTETESIDSTTLGLLAKLSILSRQKVGLLPTVVTTNPDISRLLQSMGFDQVFNIVDRPVPCPECLTDLPSQDQDESVVRSKVLEAHKILMGLNDSNREAFHDLVSALERS comes from the coding sequence ATGAGTACTGGTAGAATCCAGTTCGCCGAGCAAAGCGGGACCTTCGTTCTGAAATTTGTCGGTGAAGTGCGCCTGACCCTGTGTTCGGCACTGGATGCGACGATCGAGAAGATCTTCACCGCGCTGAACTTCTCGGCCATCGTCATCGACCTGACCGAAACCGAAAGCATCGACAGCACCACCCTGGGCCTGCTGGCCAAGCTGTCGATCCTGTCCCGGCAAAAGGTCGGCCTGTTGCCGACCGTGGTTACCACCAACCCGGACATCTCCCGGCTGTTGCAGTCAATGGGTTTCGACCAGGTGTTCAACATCGTTGACCGCCCGGTGCCGTGCCCGGAGTGCCTGACCGACCTGCCGTCCCAGGACCAGGACGAGAGCGTGGTGCGCTCCAAGGTGCTGGAGGCGCACAAGATTCTCATGGGCTTGAACGACTCCAACCGCGAGGCGTTCCATGACCTGGTGAGCGCGCTGGAAAGATCCTGA
- the rssB gene encoding two-component system response regulator RssB: MQKPSATLLIIDDDEVVRASLAAYLEDSGFSVLQAGNGQQGLQVFEAHQPDLVICDLRMPQMGGLELIRRISELAPQLPVIVVSGAGVMSDAVEALRLGAADYLIKPLEDLAVLEHSVRRALDRSRLVLENQRYREKLEAANRELEASLHLLQEDQTAGRQVQMNMLPENPWVAGDFAFEHQIIPSLYLSGDFADYFRVDDRRIAFYLADVSGHGASSAFVTVLLKFMTTRLLFEFKRGGKMREFKPSQVLSHINRGLINCKLGKHVTMVGGVIDEDTGLLTYSVGGHLPLPVLYTPGQARYLEGRGLPVGLFDEASYQDLVLELPAQFSLTLMSDGILDLLPGDTLKDKEAALPEIVKAAGGSLEGLRQRFELATLGEMPDDIALLVLSRNLE, translated from the coding sequence ATGCAGAAACCCAGTGCAACGCTGCTGATCATCGATGACGACGAGGTGGTCCGTGCCAGCCTCGCCGCTTATCTGGAAGACAGCGGCTTCAGCGTCCTCCAGGCCGGTAACGGTCAGCAGGGCCTCCAGGTCTTCGAAGCACACCAGCCCGACCTCGTGATCTGCGATCTGCGCATGCCGCAGATGGGCGGCCTCGAACTGATCCGCCGGATCAGCGAGCTCGCGCCGCAGTTGCCGGTGATCGTGGTGTCCGGTGCCGGCGTGATGAGCGACGCGGTCGAAGCCTTGCGCCTGGGCGCGGCGGACTACCTGATCAAGCCCCTGGAAGACTTGGCCGTGCTCGAGCACTCGGTGCGCCGCGCGCTCGACCGATCGCGCCTGGTGCTGGAGAACCAGCGCTACCGCGAGAAGCTCGAAGCCGCCAACCGCGAACTGGAGGCCAGCCTGCACCTGCTGCAGGAGGACCAGACCGCCGGGCGCCAGGTGCAGATGAACATGCTGCCGGAAAACCCCTGGGTGGCCGGCGATTTCGCTTTCGAGCACCAGATCATCCCGTCGCTGTACCTATCGGGGGATTTCGCCGACTACTTCCGCGTGGACGACCGGCGCATTGCCTTCTACCTGGCGGACGTGTCTGGCCATGGTGCCTCGTCGGCGTTCGTCACGGTGCTGCTCAAGTTCATGACCACGCGCTTGCTGTTCGAATTCAAGCGTGGCGGCAAGATGCGTGAGTTCAAGCCTTCGCAGGTGCTCAGCCACATCAACCGTGGCCTGATCAACTGCAAGCTGGGCAAGCATGTGACCATGGTCGGTGGGGTCATCGACGAGGACACCGGCCTGCTCACCTACAGCGTCGGCGGCCACTTGCCGCTGCCGGTGCTGTATACCCCGGGCCAGGCCCGCTACCTCGAAGGCCGCGGCCTGCCGGTGGGGTTGTTCGACGAGGCCAGCTACCAGGACCTGGTGCTGGAACTGCCAGCGCAGTTCAGCCTCACCCTGATGTCCGATGGCATTCTGGACCTTTTGCCCGGGGACACACTCAAAGATAAGGAAGCTGCCTTGCCGGAAATCGTCAAGGCGGCGGGGGGCAGCCTGGAGGGGCTGCGCCAACGATTCGAATTGGCTACGCTTGGGGAGATGCCGGATGATATCGCCCTATTGGTGTTGAGCAGGAACCTTGAATGA
- a CDS encoding PilZ domain-containing protein, protein MSQHPVDYSEKRDFIRMRIDAEVQLLQADQVISAVCIDLSSTGMQVQAPQRFQVGDRLEVRIDSDHTALAGLHASTEVVWIADQPGGAQRFGLRILAMH, encoded by the coding sequence ATGTCACAGCACCCCGTGGATTACAGCGAAAAACGTGATTTCATTCGCATGCGTATCGATGCCGAGGTCCAGCTGCTGCAGGCCGACCAGGTTATCAGCGCTGTGTGCATCGACCTCTCCAGCACCGGCATGCAGGTGCAGGCGCCGCAGCGTTTCCAGGTAGGCGACCGCCTTGAGGTACGCATCGACTCCGACCACACGGCCCTTGCCGGGCTGCATGCCAGCACCGAAGTGGTATGGATCGCCGACCAGCCAGGCGGTGCGCAGCGCTTCGGCTTGCGCATACTGGCCATGCATTGA
- a CDS encoding VacJ family lipoprotein produces MRRIGAGVIERVTQACVCASLLLAPVAATQAATEEDPWEAVNRPIFRFNDVLDTYALKPLAQGYQYVTPQFLEDGIHNVFRNLGDVTNLANNVLQLKPRAAGVDTARLIVNTTFGLGGFFDVGTKMGLQRNDEDFGQTLGYWGVPSGPYVVIPFLGPSTVRDGLAKYPDSYTEPYRYIDHVPTRNSILALDVIDTRASLLSAEKLMQGDKYIFLRNAYLQNREFKVKDGEVEDDF; encoded by the coding sequence ATGCGTAGGATCGGTGCCGGAGTGATCGAGCGAGTCACCCAGGCCTGTGTCTGCGCCAGCTTGCTGCTGGCGCCCGTGGCGGCTACTCAGGCAGCCACGGAGGAGGATCCCTGGGAGGCGGTGAACCGGCCGATCTTCCGGTTCAACGACGTCCTCGACACCTATGCCCTCAAGCCGTTGGCGCAGGGTTATCAATACGTCACCCCGCAGTTCCTCGAAGATGGCATCCACAACGTCTTCCGCAACCTGGGCGACGTCACCAACCTGGCCAACAACGTGTTGCAGCTCAAGCCCCGTGCGGCGGGCGTCGACACGGCGCGGCTGATCGTCAACACCACCTTCGGCCTGGGCGGCTTCTTCGATGTCGGCACCAAGATGGGCCTGCAGCGCAACGATGAAGACTTCGGCCAGACCCTCGGCTACTGGGGCGTGCCCAGCGGGCCGTACGTGGTCATCCCGTTCCTTGGCCCAAGCACCGTGCGTGACGGCCTGGCCAAGTACCCGGACTCCTACACCGAGCCCTACCGCTACATCGACCATGTGCCGACGCGCAACTCGATCCTCGCCCTGGACGTGATCGACACCCGCGCCAGCCTGCTGTCGGCAGAGAAGCTGATGCAGGGCGACAAATACATCTTCCTGCGCAACGCCTACCTGCAGAACCGCGAGTTCAAGGTCAAGGACGGCGAGGTCGAAGACGACTTCTGA